Proteins from a genomic interval of Vreelandella profundi:
- a CDS encoding YbfB/YjiJ family MFS transporter: MTAVTLSSRRFKVLLAGVFSQILCVGVARFAYTPLLPVMQQQTWMSDADGGWLAALNYSGYILGAVLAASVRSIYIKDTLYRIGLVLAVLTTAGMALTDHFWLWAGLRFLAGLSSSGSMLLASGLILHWLIQHRQRGELGIHFAGVGLGIIVAALAVEMMLQLSLNWQTQWWGFSVLGAVLLVPAWRWLPRPVKPLLGAGEASASPVMPPSRTFMRLMLPAYFCAGYGYVISATFIVTIVEREPLLVGAGNWTFALVGLAAAPAVMLWDLIARRIGYLGALIVAMLIQAVGIVLPAITSSLAGILLSAVLYGGTFLGCVSLVLTMAGRLYPSSPARLMGQMTLAYGAAQICAPALTGMLAEASGHYSVGLWLAGGFVIIGAALLAWLRQVDQTAQRLDAAAKASVYA; the protein is encoded by the coding sequence ATGACCGCAGTAACGCTAAGTTCCCGGCGCTTTAAAGTGCTGCTGGCAGGGGTTTTTAGCCAGATATTATGTGTCGGGGTCGCCCGGTTCGCCTATACACCGTTATTGCCGGTGATGCAGCAGCAGACCTGGATGAGCGATGCTGATGGCGGCTGGCTTGCGGCGCTTAATTATTCGGGCTACATCCTGGGGGCGGTGCTGGCGGCATCCGTGCGCAGTATTTATATCAAGGACACGTTGTACCGGATTGGGTTAGTGCTGGCGGTGCTGACCACCGCTGGTATGGCGTTAACCGATCACTTTTGGCTATGGGCGGGTCTACGCTTTCTGGCGGGCCTGTCTAGCAGTGGCTCAATGCTACTGGCCTCTGGTCTCATTCTCCACTGGCTGATTCAGCATCGTCAGCGCGGCGAGCTAGGTATTCATTTTGCCGGGGTGGGTTTGGGCATTATAGTCGCGGCGCTAGCGGTCGAGATGATGCTCCAGCTTTCGCTTAATTGGCAGACCCAATGGTGGGGCTTTAGTGTGCTGGGTGCTGTGCTGCTAGTGCCAGCATGGCGGTGGCTGCCACGCCCGGTAAAACCCTTACTTGGCGCAGGTGAGGCAAGTGCATCCCCCGTTATGCCGCCTTCGCGTACGTTTATGCGCTTGATGTTGCCTGCCTATTTCTGTGCAGGCTACGGCTATGTCATCAGCGCCACGTTTATTGTCACAATTGTGGAGCGCGAGCCGCTGCTGGTGGGGGCGGGCAACTGGACGTTTGCCCTGGTGGGCTTAGCGGCAGCCCCTGCGGTGATGCTTTGGGATTTGATCGCCCGGCGGATAGGCTATTTGGGCGCACTGATTGTCGCGATGCTGATACAAGCCGTCGGCATCGTGCTGCCCGCCATAACTTCAAGCCTGGCCGGCATACTGCTGAGCGCCGTGCTGTATGGCGGTACCTTCCTTGGCTGTGTCAGCCTTGTGTTGACCATGGCGGGCAGGCTGTATCCATCAAGCCCCGCACGCTTGATGGGCCAGATGACCCTAGCTTATGGCGCGGCACAAATTTGTGCGCCGGCGTTAACCGGTATGCTGGCAGAGGCGTCAGGGCATTATAGCGTTGGGCTTTGGCTGGCCGGCGGTTTTGTGATAATTGGCGCAGCGCTGTTGGCCTGGCTGCGCCAAGTGGATCAAACTGCTCAGCGTTTGGATGCCGCGGCTAAAGCCTCCGTGTATGCCTAA